The Aerosakkonema funiforme FACHB-1375 genome segment TGTAGGAAGAGGGATAGAGTAGAGTTAAAAGCTAGTTTAGCAGATACTTTAAAGTTAGGTGTATGCCATACGGATAATCAAGTTCGGCGATTTAATGTCTATCAAAGACATTTGAGTAGAAACGATGTAATGGTTGTTTTTATGGCGCAAATTATTAAACAGCTTTCTTGGCATCCTGAATTAGAGGTAACATTAGATTGGCTTGAAGCTAAAGGTAATCAAATTCAGCAATATATTGAAGAGATATATGTTGGACAAAAACCGAATAAAGGCAGCGAGCAGTGAGGTATTAAAATATAAAATTGTCCTTCAAGCAGAAAAGCTTGGCTTTGGCATCTGAATTTTTTTAATTGTATAAATCGGAGCATCACAAATCAAGCGATTTAAAGCGTCCGAAATCTAGATAAGCTCAAGCGAATTGACATAAAGTATAAAGTAATTAATCGAGCTTAATTTGTTCGCTATCTATAGCAATAATTACTTTACTTCCATATTTCAACTCACCGATAAAGGACGTAATAATCTCCAGAGTATCGGGAGTCTGAAAATGCTCTGGTTTGGTTTCAGGATGAGGATAATAAATTAAACCCGACTGTGATTCTCCTTGCTTCAGCCAAATTTGGCAATCACAAAAGGAGAAGTCTTCTGCTGGCTCTGCTGACCATTTGACATTTCTGAATGTATATTTAGCTCGTTTAATTTCGTATGTACGTGGAGCAATAGAAACGTTGATTGTCCCAGGAAAATAGTTACTTAAATCCAGACCGAGCTCCTGAAAAAAAGGTTTTTGCATTTCAATCGTGCCGTTGGGGAATCGTGGATCTTTCCCTTGGCCCGATGCAACACCATATCCTTCTTTGACCAACCCTTCGATCTGAACTCAATTTGCCATATTTTGAGCAATTATTTAAGTAACTCTTTGCCATAAAACCATGCTCTAAACTCAGAGCATGGTTTACCTCAATTATATTTGAGTAGATCTAAGTGGTTTCTCATACAACTTAATCCTAGACTAGGATTTTTAAGTATACACCAGTATAATTACGGAATTTAAAAGCTATTGGTATCAAATATTAGGTTGAACTCACTTACGTAATATAGCGCTCACCAACAAAAGAATTTGTTAATCTGATGAGTTGATGAGCGCATTAAATTTGACAAACGCAGTAAAACCGTTAGAACGGAATTTCGCTATACTCTGCGGTAGCTTTACCGTTACTAGCCACAGGAATAGGTACTGAAATATTTGCTCCTACACCAGCAGCAGCCCCCACAGGCGCAGCAGGAACTACTGGAATAACCTGAGTATACCCAGAAGTAGGCTGTCCCCCAACCACAACGGTTCGTTCCACAGTCAACAGCATTTGATGATTGGGATTATTATCATTGGGCTTGAAAATATTGAGTCGCCCAGACACCACATGGACAGCGCCAACACCCCCATTATTGAGAGCAACAGCAGCTTCCCCATAAGCTTGAAACCGTAGTGGACGTACCTTGTATCCAGAGCGATCGTAATATTTAAACGAACATTGTCCAGAAACATTCAAAGTTCCATCTTGAGTGTGAGAAGCTTGCAGAGAATCAATCCGAACTCTTAATTGTGCGTTATTCATCGTATTGTACCAGTATTGGTTCAAAAAATCAAGCGCTTCTGCGCCCTAAAAAATATCCCGACACCATAAAAGTGCCGGAATATTATAGAAATGCCATTCACCTAGAAATCGCTTTGTTCTGAATTGGTTTGGGGAGATGAATTAGTCGAATTAGCAAGCGAGTTAGAATTAGGATTAGAGCCAAGTAATTCCAGATTATTAGCCCGAATAACAGGCTTCACTCGCTGCTGACCAGTAACTTGGTCAGTCCACTCATCAAACTTCAATTCACCCTGAATACCAATTAAGCTGCCCTTATCAGTGTAATTCGCAGCCACTTCCGCGATATTACCCCAAATTTCCACCGCAAACCAATCAGGTTCCGAATCTTTCTTGCTAGTGCGACGGTTAACAGCTAAAGAAAGCTTTGTCAGGACAGCACCACTCTCAAAATACTGAGTTTCTGGCTTCTGACCAACCCGACCAACAAGGTTGATAATATTGAGATTATCAGACATATCATTCTCCCCAGTAATGCTCTTTTTAACAGTGCGACAGCACTTTATTTAATTGTGAAATTCTGAGGATAACCATAATTTTGACACATCAATATCAGCGCGACAGCGCCATCTAACAGTGAGTAGAGATATTACCACCAATCCCTGTTAGATTGATGGTAATATTCATTAAGCAGCTGCCTTAGTTCTGTACTCTTGGATACGCTCAAAAGTCTCGTTAGCTCGCCGACCAATTTCATTAAGAGTCAGCAGTTGACAAGCCAATTCCAAAAGCTCTTGATTATCAGCTTCAGCCAAAGTTTGATAAAGTTGAGTACGAACCAATTTAGCATCGTGAGCCTCAGTAGTCTCATCCGCTACGGCTTGCCAATAGCGCCGATTTTCTGCTAGTTCGACTACTTGAGACAAAAGCTTTTTCCGGTTAATGCGAATACCAAGAAAGCCAAGTGAAATAGACATCAGAAGTCTCCAATTTTGTCAGAATTTAAGATGCGTCAGCAAAAAAATACTTCTGACAACGAAGAAGTTGCCAGAAGTATGGAATTTCAAAGCTTTTTGACCAATAATTACAGATTATCGAGCGAAACTTTGTTAACTAAAGCAGCAACCAATTCGTGATGTTCTAACCTAGTTCGACCTTCAATCCCATATTTGTTGGCTAACTTTTTAAGCTTGGTTTTACTCAGTTTCAAAAGTTGCTGTTCTGTAGCTAGATTTGGGATAACCATCGAAGTTTTCTCAATCGATTCCACAAGCTCTAATGCGCTTTCTCCAGACTCAAAGAATTCTGGAACATCTTCCACAGATTCAACTATTTCTGGCACAGTAGTTTCTATTAAGTTATCCATTGAATTTGGTTCAGATGACTCCACAATCTCAACAGATTCTCTTATAGTAATTTTTCCAAGTTCATCCATCAAGATTTCTCCAGTTACCTCCATAGACTCAGTGGTATTATCCACCTCTGTTAGTTGAGTTTCTGCAAGCA includes the following:
- the ssb gene encoding single-stranded DNA-binding protein is translated as MSDNLNIINLVGRVGQKPETQYFESGAVLTKLSLAVNRRTSKKDSEPDWFAVEIWGNIAEVAANYTDKGSLIGIQGELKFDEWTDQVTGQQRVKPVIRANNLELLGSNPNSNSLANSTNSSPQTNSEQSDF